The DNA region CGCCGTTCGCGGCATCCGTCGCCTCTGCGGCCTCGACCCGCTCGCGGGCGATGCGCGCCCCCTCGCGGGCCAGCTCCCGGATGCGATCGTCGATACCGTAGTCGGAGAGGTTCGACCAGTTGGCTCCGAAGGTGTTCGTCTCGACGGCGTCGATGCCCGTGGCCAGGTAGGCGTCGTGGATGGCGGCGATCATGTCGGGCCGGCTCACATTGAGGATCTCGTTGCAGCCCTCGAGCTGCTGGTAGTCGTCGAGGGTCGGCTCGAACTCCTGCAGCTGCGTGCCCATGGCGCCGTCGGCGATGACGACCCTGGTGCGCAGGGCCTCCAGCAGCGCCTCGGACCTGGCTGGACGCGCGACGGCCTCGATGTCCAGGGCGAAGCGGGGTGCTGCTGCTGCAGCTGGTGCTGACTCTGCGGTCGTTCCGGGCGCGTTCACGCGCCGAGTCTATCCGCGGGCACGTCGCGCATCGGGGTCCTTCTCGCCGGGTGAAGTCCGGACGCCGCCCGCGACCTGCAGCCGACGTGCTCGACGCTGTCCACGCGCTGAGCGCCCTAGGCTCGAATCATGACTGCCGACGCCCGCCTGCTTCCCGTCGACTCAGCATCCACCGCGGCTCTCGCCGCCACCGGGCTGCGCTACGGCCTGGTCGACACCACGGATCGCGCGGCCTTCGCGGCGTGGGACCAGGCCGACTCGCGGGGCTTCCACGAGGGCCGCCTGAGCGATGAGATCATCGACGCGAACTTCGCCAACCTCGCCTACCGCCGCACGACCGGCGTCTGGGACGACACGATCCCGGATGCCGCCGTCCCCGTCGCGACCGTCAGCACCTGGGTCGCCGAACTCACGGTTCCCGGCCCCGCCATCGTTCCGGCCTGGGCCGTGAGCTCGGTCACCGTCGCGGCGACGCACCGCCGTCGCGGCATCGCTCGAGCGCTCATGGAGGGCGAGCTGCGCACGGCGGCGGCCGCCGGCGTTCCACTCGCCATCCTCACCGCGAGCGAGGCCACCATCTACGGCCGGTACGGCTATGCGCCGGCCACCTCGGTCGCGACGCTGGAGGTCGACCGCCGTCGCGTCGCGTGGGCGGGGCCGACGCCGACGGGTCGGGTGCACTTCGTCGAGCCTGCAGCGGCACGCTCGGTCGTCGAGGGGATCTCGGCTCGCGCTGTGCGCAGGACCCCCGGCGAGATCGACCGATGGGGCGGCCGCTTCGACCAGCACTTCGGCCTCATCTCGCCGGACAGCGATCGCGGGCGGTCGATCCGCACGGTGCGCTACGACGATGCCGACGGCACGGCGCAGGGCGTGGCCGCATTCCGGCTGGTCGAGCAGGAGCCCGACATCGTGCGGCTCGAGGTCGAGCATTTCACGGCGGCGACTGATGATGCCTACGCCGGCCTGTGGAAGTTCCTGCTCGAACACGACCTCGTGACCAGCATCCGTGCCCGCCACAGGTCGATCGACGAGCCGCTGACTCACCTCATCACCGACAGGCGCGCCGTGCGCTGGAGCGAGATCGAGGACTTCCTCTGGGTGCGCGTGCTCGACCCGATCGCGGCGCTCGAGAGCCGCCGGTACGGCGCTTCCGGCCGTCTCGACCTAGAGGTCTCCGATGCCCTGGGCTTCGCCGGCGGGCGCTTCAGGCTCGAGGCTGCACCCGACGGCTCGGCCTCGGTGACGCGGGTGTCTGCGGACGCGGATGCCGGTGCGGATGCCGACGCCGGTGCCGACGCCGGCGACGGTGCCGGTGATGGCGCCGGCGCTCCGGCGACGCTCGCCCTGACCGTCAACCAGCTCGGGGCGATCTTCCTGGGCGGCGTGCGGGCCACAGTGCTCGCATCCGCAGGCCTGATCACGGCCGACGAGCCCGAGACGCTGGCGCTGGCGGACCGCCTGTTCGCCGCCGAGCGCACCCCGCACCTCAGCATCGTCTTCTAGGCCCCTCTGGAAAGCGAGGACTTTCGGGCCGATTCGGCCCGAATCGCTCCTCCCCGTTCTCGTCGCGTCGGAAAGTCCTCGCTTTCCAGAGAAGCGAAGCGGAATCGGCCCGCGCCGGGGACGAGGCCGGGGACGAGGGCGCCGACGACGGCGCGCCCGCCCGCCAGCCCGCGAACGGGGACTTCTCGCGAGCCCGCGCGCATCCGTAACGTCGAGTGCCTGACCCACGAAAGGCTCCGATGACGGCTCTCTCCCCCGAGGTCGACCCTGCGCGCACTGCAGCGACCACCCTCCGCAGCCGTGCTGCGGGCGCATCCGTCATCACCCGATGCCTGGCCGAGCAGTCGCAGGTGCCCGACCGGGGGCGCCTCGCCCGCGTGCTCGGCCGCAGTCCGCTCTCGGAGGACTCGCGCAGCTGGTACCTCGGAGCGCTCGGAGAGCTGGCCGTGGCGACCCGGCTCAGGCAGCTCGGACCCGACTGGACCGTGCTGCACTCCGTTCCGGTCGGCCGCGGCGAGAGCGACATCGATCATGTCGTCATCGGGCCGTCGGGCGTCTACACGATCAACACCAAGCACCACGACGATGCCCGGGTCTGGGTGGGTGCCCGCAAGCTGCTCGTCAACGGCCAGCCGACCGACTACCTCCGCAACGCGCGGCACGAGGCCGAGCGCGCCACCCGCCTGCTGAGCGCCGCCAGTGGGAGCGACATCGTGGTGCGCCCCGTCATCGCCCTCGTCGGCGCGAAGACGATCACCGTCAAGCAGCAGCCGAGCGACGTCATGGTGCTCGCCGACACCCAGCTGGTGCGCTGGCTTCGACGGCGGCGGCGGACGCCGGCCCTCGAGACGACGCCTGTCGTGGCCGCCGCGGAGCATCCGTCGACCTGGCACTCGAACCCGACCGAGGCCCTCGCCGACGCGAATCTCGAGCAGTTCGCCACACTTCAGCACGAGGTGCGCACGGCCCGGGACGTGCGCGCCATCTGGCTGGGCGCCGTGGCCGTCTCCGTCGGCGCCGTCGCCGTGACGCAGCTGATGCCGGCGATCGCGCTCATGCTCGGCTGAGCCCGGCTCAGGCGGCCGCGTCGCCCCGCCGGCCCGCTCTCGCTCGCCTCGCGCCACGTTTACAGGACCACAGCGACGATGGGCGCCCCACAGCCCCTATCGTGCGGCTCGTCCTGCAAACTCAGACCGCCCCCTCGACCCGCGAGCCGACGGATGTCAGGCTGGCTGCATGGCGACGGGGCGAGTGAAGCGCGGGTACTTCTGGGTGCTGAAGAACACCCTCAACCGGCTCACGCTCGGTCTCGCACGCTGGGGCCACGGCCCGTTCTCGCTCGTGCGCCACGTCGGCCGTACGAGCGGACGCACCTTCGAGACCCCGCTCATCCTGGCGCGGGTTCCCGAGGGCTTCGTCGCCGAGCTCACCTACGGCGACGACGTCAACTGGTACCGCAACATCGTGGCCGCGGGTACCTGCGTCATCGTCTCCGGTGGTCGTGAGTACAGCATCGCTGCAATCGAGCCCTATACGACGGATGCCGGCCTGCAGGCGTTCGGCGGCCCCCGCGCCGCGATCCTCCGGCTGCTCGGGCGCGAGGAGTTCCGGCTGCTGCGCGTGCGTGCCGCGGGGGCCGCCTGACCGCCAGCGACAGCGACAGCGCCACCGCCACCGCCAGCGCCGCCGTCGGCGTCACTCCATCGTGTCGAGGATGCCCACCAGCAGGTCGAACGTGGTCAGCGGGTTGATGATCGCGAAGCGCGCGTTCGGCCGACCGGCGTGCGACGACGGCGTCACGAAGGCGTGCTGCGACTCCAACAGGCGCGCGGACCAGGCGTCGTAGTCGGCCTTGGCCCATCCGTCGCGCTCGAAGACCACGACGGAGAGCTGCGGGTCCCGCACCAGCGACAGGCCGGGGCGCTTCTCGATCTCGGCGGCGATGTCCAACGCCAGCTGGATGGAGTGCGACACGGCGTCGCGGTAGGCCTGGCCGCCGTAGGTCGCGAGCGAGAACCACAGCGGCAGCCCGCGCGCGCGGCGGGTGAGGTGCGCCGCGTAGTCCGATGGGCTCCAGTCGCTGGTCTCGGTGAGGGTGTCGAGGTACTCGGCGTGCTGCGTGTGCGCGCGCCGGCCCGACTCGGGGTCGCTGTAGATGAGGGCGCAGGCGTCGAACGGGGCGAACAGCCACTTGTGCGGATCGACGATCACCGAGTCGGCGCGCTCGACGCCGGCGAAGCGGTGCCTCGCGAGCGGCGACAGCATGGCCGCGAGGCCGTAGGCGCCGTCGACGTGCAGCCAGAACTCGAACTCGTCCTTCAGGGCCGCGATCGAGGCGATGTCGTCGACGATGCCGAAGTTCGTCGATCCCCCGGTGGCCACCACCGCGAGAACGGATGCCCCGTGCTCGACGAGCGCCGCCCGCACGCCATCGCCCGTGAGCATGCCGTCGGCGCCCGGGGCGACCGGCACGACCTCGACGTCCATCACGCGCGCGGCAGAGGCGATCGACGAGTGCGCCTCGGCGCTGCACACGATCACCCAGCGGCGCGGCTGTTCGTCGCCGCGCTCGGTCACGCGGAGGCGCGCACGCTCGCGGGCTGCGACGAGAGCCGACAGGTTGCCCAGGGTGCCGCCCTGCACGAACACGCCGCCGGAGGTCGGGGGCAGGCCGAACTCCCGGGCGAGCCATCCGAGGGCCTCGTTCTCGGCGAAGACGGCGCCGGCGCCCTCGAGCCAGGATCCGCCGTACAGCGCACTGGCCGACACGACGAGGTCGAAGGAGATCGCCGCCTTCGTCGGGGCGGATGGGATGAAGGAGAGGTACTGCGGGTGGTCCGTCGTGATGCAGGCCGGTGCGAGCACGTGCTCGAACAGGGCGAGAGCGCGGGTGGCGCCGATGCCCTTCTCGTCGATCGAGCGGCCGGCGAGGCGCTCGAGCTCCGCCGCGCTCAACGGCTTGTCGAGCGGGGTGTCAGCGCTGAGGATGCGTCGCCGCGAGTATTCGAGCACCACGTCGACGATGTCGCTGGTCTCCTTCGAGACCTCGTGCATGCGGGTGGTCTGGGTTCCGGCTGCGGGAGTGGTTCCGCGTGCTGCGTTCATGGGTACATCTTTCCGTTCAGCCGCCGACTCCGGGAGAACAGCTGGGCTCCACCCAGTGAAACGGATGCGACGCGCAGTGTTGCGCACTGGAGCAGGGGCTTCGAGCGCGTTCGGGTGCCGTCGTGCAGGAAATCGCCGCGACGCTCGCAGCACCGGCCCCACGCGCCGCCCGTTCCGCCCGCCCGTGCCTGCGCTGCCGTTTCTCCGGCGCGCGCCCGAAATCCGAGGCGCGGCGCTGAGGAACGGGCGCGCAACAGCCCTCGTGGGTGTCGGATGCTCCCGCTACCGTGAGGTCATGACCGACTCAGCACTGATCAGCGGCACGACAGCAGCCGGAGTCCCGTTCGTCGCCCGGCAGGCGGTGTCGGCATCCGCCCCCGTGATCGTCGCCTGGCACCTGCTCGATCCTCCGCGCACCCCGGCGGCGTTCGCGGCCGCCCTCCCGCTCGCCGGGCTCGATGCCACGGTGTTCTACCTCGGCCTTCCCCTCAGCGGCGACCGCATGCCCGATGGCGGCTTCGAGGAGATCATGCGTCGCGCCGGGGAGGACGTCGTGATGCAGTTGTTCGCACCGATCCTCGAGGGCGCCATCGCCGAGTTCCCTGCCGCGTTCGCCGAGCTGAGCGAGAGATTCGGTGTCGCCGACGGTGCCGCCCTCGGCCTGCTGGGCGGCTCCGCCGGGTCCGCCGTCGCCGCCGGCGTACTCGCGAGCGGCACCTCCGGCGCCTCGGCGGCCGTGCTCGTGAGCCCCATGCTGCAGCTCGCACCGAACATCGATGCGATGGCCGACTTCCTGGGTGGCGACGCCTACTCGTGGCACCCGGAGTCCCGCAGGGTCGCCGCCGAGATGGACTTCGTCGCCCGCGCCGACGAGATCACGGCGACGGATGCCGCCGTCCGCGTCATCGCCGGCCTCGACGACGAGCCGGCCTTCGTCGGGCCTGCGCGCCTGTTCGCCGTCGCCGCCGGAGCAGACCTGCAGCTCATGGAGGGCGTCGCCCACGCGTTGGCGGAGGAGCCGGGCATGGAGCCCGCACCCCAGACCGAAGCCGCGGCCGACTACGACGTGCTCGCGGTGGAGTGGTTCAGCGAGCACCTGCTATGACCCCCGCCGCCCCCGAACCCCGAGCCCCGCTCCCCGCTGATCGAGTAGCGCCCGACGCAGCCCCGCCGATCCAGTAGCGCCCGACCCAGCCCCGCTGGTCCAGTAGCGCCCGACGCAGTCGGACGCGTATCGAGATCACCCGTCAGCGGAGCCCCCTACTTGTAGGAGTAGAACCCCTCACCCGTGGAGGTGCCGAGCTTGCCCTGATCGATGTAATTCTCCTTGAGGTACGCGGCGAACGCCTGCTGCTTCTCTCCGCCGTGCGAGGAGATGTTGTAGGCGGTCGTGAGTCCCACGATGTCGTAGATCTGGAACGGGCCGAGGGGAGCGCCGGTTCCGATACGCCAGGTCTTGTCGATGGTCTCCGGATCGGCGTAGCCACCCACCACCAGTTCACCGGCGGCGTCGAGGAACGGGACGAGCAGCGAGTTCAGCAGGTAGCCGGCCTTCTCCTTCCTGATCTCGATCGGCACCATGCCGATCGACGATGCGAAGTCGACGACGCTCTGGAAGACGGCGGCATCCGTCACCGGCGTTCCCATGATCTCGGCGGTGTTCTGCGCCCAGACATGGTTGGCGAAGTGCAGAGCCAGGAAGCGCTCTGGGCGGCCGGTGAAGCCGGACAGGTCGCTCGGCAGGAGCGTCGACGAGTTCGTCGCGAAGATCGTGTGCGCCGGAGCGAGGGCGGCCAGCTTCGTGTAGGTGTCTCGCTTGAGTGCGAGGTTCTCGGGGATCGCCTCGATGACGAGGTCGGCATCCGCGACCGCGTCGGCGAGGTCGGCCGAGAGCCGGATGCGGTCGAGCGCGTCAGCGGCCCGGCCGTCGGCGGCGCCGGCGACCTCCCGGGTGTACGTCTCGGCGAGGGCGGCGAAGCGCGCCTTCGCCTGCTCGAGCACCTCGGCGCTGATGTCGTAGGCGACCACCTCGAGTCCTGAGAACGCGGTCTGGTACGCGATCTGCGACCCGAGCACGCCGGTTCCGAGCACTGTGATCTTCGTCAGTTCTGACATGACTTCCTTCTTGCTTTCTTACTTGTGTGGGTTCTCTTGTGGAGTCGTGGGGGCGGATGCCGCATCCGCCGTCGCCGTCGGGACATGCGCGGCGTTGAAGCGGGCCAGTGCGGCGGCGAATGCTGCGACCTCGGCGTCGCTCCAGTCGCCCATCTGCGCATCGACGACGTTCTGCAGGATGCCGAGGCTCTCGCGGTAGGCGTCCCATCCCGCTGGGGTCAGCTCGAGCGGCCGGCCCCGGCCGGCCGCATCCGTCGCCTCGCGCACGACGCCGAGCCTCGTGAGGTTGGCGAGCTGCCGCGAGACGGTCGACCGGTTCAGCAGGAACTCCCGCGCGATGTCGGTGGAGCGGCTGCCGGGATTGTCGACGATGAACGCGACGATCGACTGGTCGGCCAGGGAGAGTCGGATCCCCGCCGTACGGGCGTCGGCGACTCCACGCCGGGAGATCCGGATGAGGGCGCGCAGCACGCTCGCCGCGTGTTCGTCTCGCTGTTCGGACACGGTGACCTTCCCCTCTGTTGTCTTATGCAACAGTACGCCTGAGTGTTGCCTTCTGCAACATAGCCAGCGTCAGAGGATCCGGTAGAACCGCCGGGCCGTGCCGGCGAACATCTGCTCCCGCTCAGCGCGATCGAATCGCGCGGTGATCTGGTCGAACGCCTCGTACAGGGCGCCGAACCCCGAGTAGAGGCCGTCGACCGGGAAGTTGCTGCCGAACATGCACCGCGATGGCCCGAACACGTCGATGGTGTCGAGCACGATGCGACGGATGCTCTCCGGCGACCAGCGATGATCGTTCGTGCCGAGCGCCGAGATCTTCACCATCGTGCCGGGCTCAGCAGCCACCCGGGTCAACCCGCGCTTCCAGGCTCGGAGGGAGTCGGCGTCCCGCTTGATGGGCATCCCGGCGTGGTCCAGCACGATCGGCACCTCCGGGTGGGCCGCGGCGAGCGCCGCCGCCGCCTGCAACTGCGCCGGGAAGACCTGCAGGTCGAAGGACAGGCCGTGGGAGCCCAGGCTGGCGAAGCCCCTCAGCCAGGCCGGGTCCTGCATGAGGTCTGCTCGATCGCGATGCGCATAGAAGGGGTTCTCGTGCCAGTTCAGGATGTCGCGGACACCTCGCACCGATGACAGCGCGGCGTGCGCGGCGATCCGATCCGCGGCATCCGGTGCCTGAAGGTCGACCTTCGCCACCTGCACGCTCGGAACGGAGTTCGCGGCGATGATGCCGTCGACCCAGGCGCTCTCCCAGAGGGGGTCCCCAGCGCCGTTCTCCACATGCACCGAGCCCACCAGCGTGGCTCCGATCGCCTCGATCTCAAGGGCGTCGGCCCTGTAGTCGGACAGCAGGTAGTCCCGCCTCAGCGGGAAGTCATCGCCGTGGTAGCGCTCGACCCTCGGCCCCTCGAGCCACGGATAGGAGGCCGTGCTGAGCGCGCAGAGGTGGTGATGGGCATCGATGACGTCGAGGTCGAGCATGGATTCCTTCAGTCCGATCCGGATGGCGCGACGGATGGCGCGACCGCTGCCGCGGCGCCGTGGCGGGCGATCGACAGTTCGACGGCCGAGTGATCGAGGACCCCATCCCCATCCTGCACCGCGCGCTCGAACACCTGCTCGAGGGCGGTCGCCACCGGCAGTGTCAGCCCGGTGGAGCGCGCAGCCTCAGCCACGAAACGCAGGTCCTTGAGCTGATTGGCCGAGCTGCCGCCGCCGTCGAAGTCGCCGCTCAGCCACCGGTCGCGTTTCTGGGCGAGGACCTCGGATGCCGCGAGCCCTCCGCCTAGCAGCTGCAGCAGCTGGCCGCGATCGATGCCTGTGGCGTCGGCCAGCACGAGGGCCTCCGAGAGGGCCGCGACCGTCGCCGCGACGACGACCTGGTTGCAGGCCTTGGCCACTTCCCCGCTGCCGAGCGGGCCGAGATGGAGCACCGTCGAGCCGACCGCATCGAGCACGGGCCAGGCCCGTTCCACGGCATCGGGCGCTCCCCCGACCATCACGCTGAGGGCGCCGGATTCGGCCCCGGCGACGCCACCGCTCAAGGGCGCGTCGACGACCGCGACGCCGTGCAGCGCCAGCTGCTCACCGAGCTCTGCGACCGCCACCGGAGAGACGGTCCCGTGCACCACGAGCACAGGCGCGGGCACCCCGTTCCGGCGCCAGCCCGCCAGGAGCCCGCCGTCGCCCTCGAGGAGCTGCTCGACGTCGACGAGGTCCGTCAGAACGGTGAGGGTGACGGATGCCGCTGCGTCGGCCGGTGTCGCAGCGAGCGACGCCCCGGCCTCGACGAGCGCAGCGGCCTTGTCGGGCGACCGGTTCCAGACCGTGAGCGCGCCCCGCGACGCGAGAAGCCGGCGGGCGATGGGCTCGCCCATGCGACCGAGCCCGAGCAGCGCGACATCGGGCGCGCTCATGCCGTGCCCTCGTCTCTGCCCGAGAGGTCGGCGAGCAGCGTCGGGTCGACGTCCTCGAGCAGCACCGCGGCGGTGAACCCCAGGAGGTTCACGGCACGGTCCAGCCTCACGGGAACCTCGCGGCGCTCGAACCGTTCTCTCGGGACCGCCGGCGCGATCTGCTCCAGTGCGTCCTCGGTGTCCTGGCGGAGGTAGGTGTTGGGCGCGGCCACCAGGATGCCGGGGCCCGGTGGAGTCTCGTGGGTGAGGGCAGCGAGCGTCGCTTCCGCTGCATCCGTCACGTCGAGGTAGGTCCAGCCCTCGCACGCCTGACGACGCGGGTCACCGCGCAGCGCCGCCCGGATGTGACGAGCGAACGCCCGCCCTCCCTCGGCCCTGATGTCGCGCACCAACGGATAGCGGAGGCCGGTGACGGCCAGGCCCGACCATCGGGCGATCGCCACAGCCGCCGCCTCGTTCGCCTGCTTCGACAGCGAATACGGATCGCCGATGTCCGCCGGTTCGTCCTCGTCCCACGGATACCGCGACGGCAGGACCGGCTGGGCGTTCAACGGCAGGCCGAACGCATTGATGCTGGAGGCGAAGACGGCCTTGGCGAGACCGGCCTCCGCCGCGGCATTCAGCACGAGGAAGGTGCCGAGCGCGTTCGCCGCATAGATCTCGCCCGGCCCCGTGAAGCCGAGGCCCGGGATGCCGGCCAGGTGGACGACGGCATCCTGACCCGCGATGGCGTCCAGCACCGCGGCTTCGTCGGTCACGGATGCCTGCCGATACGAGACGGCACCGGCTTCGTCGGCTCGCCTCGCAGCATCATCCGCGCTGCGGTCGAGCGCCGTGACCAGGGCGCCGGCCGCAGCGAGTCGCCGTACGACGGCGCGGCCGATCAGTCCGTCTCCACCCGTGACGAGCACCCGTCGGCCGGTGACCGACCCGAGGGCACTCATCACGGGTGCCGACCTCACTTCGATGCCCCGGTGCCGACGGTCGCCTCCGCGCCGCCCACGGCAGCGACCGAGGAGGTCAGCGGTGCCGGGATGGGCTTGTCACGGTCACCGCGACCGCCGCGCTTCATCATGGGCCAGCCCTTGCTGCCCTGGTCGACGGCGACGGCGATGATCACGACGAGACCGGTGACGATCTGCTCGTAGAAGCTCGGGACGTTCAGCAGCACGAGGCCGTTGGTCAGCGCACCGAGGATGAGGGCTCCGACGAGGGTGCCGGCGATCCGGCCCTCTCCACCCATCAGGTTGGCACCGCCGATGACGGCTGCGGCGATGGCCGTGAGCAGGTAGGGGCTTCCAGCCTCTGACTGCGCAGCACTGATCCTCGCGACGACCACGAGTCCGGCCAGGGCGGCGAGCGCACCGGAGATGCCGTAGACGAGGATCTTCACGCGGTTCACCCGGATGCCCGACAGCCAGGCCGTCTCCTCGCTGCCGCCGATCGCGATCACGTTCTGGCCGAAGACGGTGCGCCGCAGCAGCAGCCAGGCGAGGATCGCCACGACGATCACGATGATCACGATGACCGGAATCCCGCCGATGTAGCTGTTCAGCATGAGCACGAACTCCTGGGGAACGTTGTACACGGGTGTTCCGTTCGTG from Leifsonia sp. Root1293 includes:
- a CDS encoding NAD(P)-dependent oxidoreductase, which encodes MSAPDVALLGLGRMGEPIARRLLASRGALTVWNRSPDKAAALVEAGASLAATPADAAASVTLTVLTDLVDVEQLLEGDGGLLAGWRRNGVPAPVLVVHGTVSPVAVAELGEQLALHGVAVVDAPLSGGVAGAESGALSVMVGGAPDAVERAWPVLDAVGSTVLHLGPLGSGEVAKACNQVVVAATVAALSEALVLADATGIDRGQLLQLLGGGLAASEVLAQKRDRWLSGDFDGGGSSANQLKDLRFVAEAARSTGLTLPVATALEQVFERAVQDGDGVLDHSAVELSIARHGAAAAVAPSVAPSGSD
- a CDS encoding ABC transporter permease, which gives rise to MSNDAATTRPGRKLTINFQAIGIFIAAAVIFIIFGILSPNFLTLDNLRDVAVSACVNALIGIGLTFVIITGGIDLSVGSIASLVGMVSANIMVNEGVAPFPALLAGILLGFSAGAVNGLLITMLKLPPFIATLGTMSVYQGLAYVVTNGTPVYNVPQEFVLMLNSYIGGIPVIVIIVIVVAILAWLLLRRTVFGQNVIAIGGSEETAWLSGIRVNRVKILVYGISGALAALAGLVVVARISAAQSEAGSPYLLTAIAAAVIGGANLMGGEGRIAGTLVGALILGALTNGLVLLNVPSFYEQIVTGLVVIIAVAVDQGSKGWPMMKRGGRGDRDKPIPAPLTSSVAAVGGAEATVGTGASK
- a CDS encoding MarR family winged helix-turn-helix transcriptional regulator, with the translated sequence MSEQRDEHAASVLRALIRISRRGVADARTAGIRLSLADQSIVAFIVDNPGSRSTDIAREFLLNRSTVSRQLANLTRLGVVREATDAAGRGRPLELTPAGWDAYRESLGILQNVVDAQMGDWSDAEVAAFAAALARFNAAHVPTATADAASAPTTPQENPHK
- a CDS encoding NAD-dependent epimerase/dehydratase family protein — translated: MSALGSVTGRRVLVTGGDGLIGRAVVRRLAAAGALVTALDRSADDAARRADEAGAVSYRQASVTDEAAVLDAIAGQDAVVHLAGIPGLGFTGPGEIYAANALGTFLVLNAAAEAGLAKAVFASSINAFGLPLNAQPVLPSRYPWDEDEPADIGDPYSLSKQANEAAAVAIARWSGLAVTGLRYPLVRDIRAEGGRAFARHIRAALRGDPRRQACEGWTYLDVTDAAEATLAALTHETPPGPGILVAAPNTYLRQDTEDALEQIAPAVPRERFERREVPVRLDRAVNLLGFTAAVLLEDVDPTLLADLSGRDEGTA
- a CDS encoding amidohydrolase family protein, whose protein sequence is MLDLDVIDAHHHLCALSTASYPWLEGPRVERYHGDDFPLRRDYLLSDYRADALEIEAIGATLVGSVHVENGAGDPLWESAWVDGIIAANSVPSVQVAKVDLQAPDAADRIAAHAALSSVRGVRDILNWHENPFYAHRDRADLMQDPAWLRGFASLGSHGLSFDLQVFPAQLQAAAALAAAHPEVPIVLDHAGMPIKRDADSLRAWKRGLTRVAAEPGTMVKISALGTNDHRWSPESIRRIVLDTIDVFGPSRCMFGSNFPVDGLYSGFGALYEAFDQITARFDRAEREQMFAGTARRFYRIL
- a CDS encoding alpha/beta hydrolase family protein; protein product: MTDSALISGTTAAGVPFVARQAVSASAPVIVAWHLLDPPRTPAAFAAALPLAGLDATVFYLGLPLSGDRMPDGGFEEIMRRAGEDVVMQLFAPILEGAIAEFPAAFAELSERFGVADGAALGLLGGSAGSAVAAGVLASGTSGASAAVLVSPMLQLAPNIDAMADFLGGDAYSWHPESRRVAAEMDFVARADEITATDAAVRVIAGLDDEPAFVGPARLFAVAAGADLQLMEGVAHALAEEPGMEPAPQTEAAADYDVLAVEWFSEHLL
- a CDS encoding nuclease-related domain-containing protein, coding for MTALSPEVDPARTAATTLRSRAAGASVITRCLAEQSQVPDRGRLARVLGRSPLSEDSRSWYLGALGELAVATRLRQLGPDWTVLHSVPVGRGESDIDHVVIGPSGVYTINTKHHDDARVWVGARKLLVNGQPTDYLRNARHEAERATRLLSAASGSDIVVRPVIALVGAKTITVKQQPSDVMVLADTQLVRWLRRRRRTPALETTPVVAAAEHPSTWHSNPTEALADANLEQFATLQHEVRTARDVRAIWLGAVAVSVGAVAVTQLMPAIALMLG
- a CDS encoding GNAT family N-acetyltransferase, which gives rise to MTADARLLPVDSASTAALAATGLRYGLVDTTDRAAFAAWDQADSRGFHEGRLSDEIIDANFANLAYRRTTGVWDDTIPDAAVPVATVSTWVAELTVPGPAIVPAWAVSSVTVAATHRRRGIARALMEGELRTAAAAGVPLAILTASEATIYGRYGYAPATSVATLEVDRRRVAWAGPTPTGRVHFVEPAAARSVVEGISARAVRRTPGEIDRWGGRFDQHFGLISPDSDRGRSIRTVRYDDADGTAQGVAAFRLVEQEPDIVRLEVEHFTAATDDAYAGLWKFLLEHDLVTSIRARHRSIDEPLTHLITDRRAVRWSEIEDFLWVRVLDPIAALESRRYGASGRLDLEVSDALGFAGGRFRLEAAPDGSASVTRVSADADAGADADAGADAGDGAGDGAGAPATLALTVNQLGAIFLGGVRATVLASAGLITADEPETLALADRLFAAERTPHLSIVF
- a CDS encoding pyridoxal phosphate-dependent decarboxylase family protein, with the translated sequence MNAARGTTPAAGTQTTRMHEVSKETSDIVDVVLEYSRRRILSADTPLDKPLSAAELERLAGRSIDEKGIGATRALALFEHVLAPACITTDHPQYLSFIPSAPTKAAISFDLVVSASALYGGSWLEGAGAVFAENEALGWLAREFGLPPTSGGVFVQGGTLGNLSALVAARERARLRVTERGDEQPRRWVIVCSAEAHSSIASAARVMDVEVVPVAPGADGMLTGDGVRAALVEHGASVLAVVATGGSTNFGIVDDIASIAALKDEFEFWLHVDGAYGLAAMLSPLARHRFAGVERADSVIVDPHKWLFAPFDACALIYSDPESGRRAHTQHAEYLDTLTETSDWSPSDYAAHLTRRARGLPLWFSLATYGGQAYRDAVSHSIQLALDIAAEIEKRPGLSLVRDPQLSVVVFERDGWAKADYDAWSARLLESQHAFVTPSSHAGRPNARFAIINPLTTFDLLVGILDTME
- a CDS encoding 3-hydroxyacyl-CoA dehydrogenase; amino-acid sequence: MSELTKITVLGTGVLGSQIAYQTAFSGLEVVAYDISAEVLEQAKARFAALAETYTREVAGAADGRAADALDRIRLSADLADAVADADLVIEAIPENLALKRDTYTKLAALAPAHTIFATNSSTLLPSDLSGFTGRPERFLALHFANHVWAQNTAEIMGTPVTDAAVFQSVVDFASSIGMVPIEIRKEKAGYLLNSLLVPFLDAAGELVVGGYADPETIDKTWRIGTGAPLGPFQIYDIVGLTTAYNISSHGGEKQQAFAAYLKENYIDQGKLGTSTGEGFYSYK